The Panicum virgatum strain AP13 chromosome 5K, P.virgatum_v5, whole genome shotgun sequence genome has a window encoding:
- the LOC120708038 gene encoding GDSL esterase/lipase At5g45670-like isoform X1 produces the protein MGRAAMRRRPLLPALLLALAAAVAVEVARAEPQVPCYFVFGDSLVDNGNNNDIASLARANYPPYGIDFPGGATGRFSNGLTTVDAISRLLGFDDYIPAYAGASNDQLLTGVNFASAAAGIRDETGQQLGQRISFGGQLQNYQAAVQQLVSILGDEDSAASHLSRCIFTVGMGSNDYLNNYFMPAVYSTSQQYTPEQFADALAGQYAQQLRTLYSLGARKVALMGVGQVGCSPNELAQRSPDGATCAAEINGAIDIFNRRLVALVDQFNALPGAHFTYINAYGIFEDILRAPGSHGLTVTNRGCCGVGRNNGQVTCLPFQTPCANRDEYLFWDAFHPTEAANILVGRRAYSAALPSDVHPVDLRTLAQL, from the exons atggggcgtGCAGCGATGCGACGGCGGCCGCTGctgccggcgctgctcctcgccctggccgccgccgtcgccgtcgaggtGGCCCGGGCCGAGCCGCAGGTGCCGTGCTACTTCGTGTTCGGGGACTCGCTCGTGGACAACGGGAACAACAACGACATCGCGTCGCTGGCGCGGGCCAACTACCCGCCCTACGGCATCGACTTCCCCGGCGGCGCGACCGGCCGCTTCAGCAACGGCCTCACCACCGTCGACGCTATAT CTCGGCTTCTGGGCTTCGACGATTACATCCCCGCGTACGCCGGCGCCAGCAACGATCAGCTCCTCACCGGCGTCAACTTCGCCTCCGCTGCAGCCGGGATCAGGGACGAGACCGGCCAGCAACTG GGCCAACGGATCAGCTTCGGCGGGCAGCTCCAGAACTACCAGGCGGCGGTGCAGCAGCTGGTGAGCATCCTGGGCGACGAGGACTCGGCGGCGAGCCACCTGAGCCGGTGCATCTTCACGGTGGGCATGGGCAGCAACGACTACCTCAACAACTACTTCATGCCGGCCGTCTACtccaccagccagcagtacaCGCCGGAGCAGTTCGCCGACGCGCTCGCCGGGCAGTACGCGCAGCAGCTCCGGACGCTGTACAGCCTCGGGGCCCGGAAGGTGGCGCTGATGGGCGTGGGGCAGGTCGGGTGCAGCCCCAACGAGCTGGCGCAGCGCAGCCCCGACGGCGCCACCTGCGCGGCGGAGATCAACGGCGCCATCGACATCTTCAACCGGAGGCTCGTCGCCCTCGTCGACCAGTTCAACGCGCTGCCCGGGGCGCACTTCACCTACATCAACGCCTACGGGATCTTCGAGGACATCCTCAGAGCCCCGGGCTCGCACG GCCTGACGGTGACGAACCGAGGGTGCTGCGGGGTCGGGCGGAACAACGGGCAGGTGACGTGCCTGCCGTTCCAGACGCCGTGCGCGAACCGGGACGAGTACCTCTTCTGGGACGCCTTCCACCCCACGGAGGCGGCCAACATCCTCGTCGGCCGGAGGGCGTACAGCGCGGCGCTGCCGTCCGACGTCCACCCGGTGGATCTTCGCACGCTCGCTCAGCTCTAG
- the LOC120708038 gene encoding GDSL esterase/lipase At5g45670-like isoform X2, producing the protein MPSNQLHHVFVCRFSARLLGFDDYIPAYAGASNDQLLTGVNFASAAAGIRDETGQQLGQRISFGGQLQNYQAAVQQLVSILGDEDSAASHLSRCIFTVGMGSNDYLNNYFMPAVYSTSQQYTPEQFADALAGQYAQQLRTLYSLGARKVALMGVGQVGCSPNELAQRSPDGATCAAEINGAIDIFNRRLVALVDQFNALPGAHFTYINAYGIFEDILRAPGSHGLTVTNRGCCGVGRNNGQVTCLPFQTPCANRDEYLFWDAFHPTEAANILVGRRAYSAALPSDVHPVDLRTLAQL; encoded by the exons ATGCCCTCGAACCAATTACATCATGTATTCGTGTGCCGTTTTTCAGCTCGGCTTCTGGGCTTCGACGATTACATCCCCGCGTACGCCGGCGCCAGCAACGATCAGCTCCTCACCGGCGTCAACTTCGCCTCCGCTGCAGCCGGGATCAGGGACGAGACCGGCCAGCAACTG GGCCAACGGATCAGCTTCGGCGGGCAGCTCCAGAACTACCAGGCGGCGGTGCAGCAGCTGGTGAGCATCCTGGGCGACGAGGACTCGGCGGCGAGCCACCTGAGCCGGTGCATCTTCACGGTGGGCATGGGCAGCAACGACTACCTCAACAACTACTTCATGCCGGCCGTCTACtccaccagccagcagtacaCGCCGGAGCAGTTCGCCGACGCGCTCGCCGGGCAGTACGCGCAGCAGCTCCGGACGCTGTACAGCCTCGGGGCCCGGAAGGTGGCGCTGATGGGCGTGGGGCAGGTCGGGTGCAGCCCCAACGAGCTGGCGCAGCGCAGCCCCGACGGCGCCACCTGCGCGGCGGAGATCAACGGCGCCATCGACATCTTCAACCGGAGGCTCGTCGCCCTCGTCGACCAGTTCAACGCGCTGCCCGGGGCGCACTTCACCTACATCAACGCCTACGGGATCTTCGAGGACATCCTCAGAGCCCCGGGCTCGCACG GCCTGACGGTGACGAACCGAGGGTGCTGCGGGGTCGGGCGGAACAACGGGCAGGTGACGTGCCTGCCGTTCCAGACGCCGTGCGCGAACCGGGACGAGTACCTCTTCTGGGACGCCTTCCACCCCACGGAGGCGGCCAACATCCTCGTCGGCCGGAGGGCGTACAGCGCGGCGCTGCCGTCCGACGTCCACCCGGTGGATCTTCGCACGCTCGCTCAGCTCTAG
- the LOC120708036 gene encoding integrin-linked protein kinase 1-like: protein MEPKPPAPASESATSRFRLGKQSSLAPERGGEGGAGAGSAEGSAQADGVMSFQLMYLAHEGSVGGIRELLDGGADPNFRDSDGRTALHIAACEGYAEVVELLLQRGAEAAVEDQWGSTPLADAMHYQNHDVIKILEKHGSKHKIAPMHVNNCRQVPEYEIDPAELDFSNANDISKGTFRKATWRGIPVAVKKLDDDLIVDENKVRAFRDELDVLQLIRHPNVVQFLGAVTQSNPMMIVMEFMHKGDLRTHLDKRGALPPSYAVKLALDIARGMNYLHEHKPQAIIHRDLEPSNILRDDTGHLKVADFDLCKMLKWRRKVREEKAVTSPGNACRYVAPEVLRNEEYDTKVDVFSFALILQEMIEGCLPYHDRKNDEIEKAHNSKERPPFRAPPKHYAHGLRELIEQCWSENPAERPDFRVIINRLSAIHSEIAQRNRWKVRPLRCFLSFEGMWKKDRNEGSTTRSSRPSRSNF, encoded by the exons ATGGAGCCGaagcctccagcgccggcgtcTGAGTCGGCGACGTCGCGGTTCAGGCTGGGGAAGCAGTCGTCGCTGGCGCCCGAgaggggcggcgagggcggcgccggtgcgGGCTCGGCGGAGGGGTCCGCCCAGGCCGACGGCGTCATGAGCTTCCAGCTGATGTACCTGGCCCACGAGGGCAGCGTGGGGGGGATCCGCGAGCTCCTCGACGGCGGGGCCGACCCCAACTTCCGCGACTCCGACGGCCGAACGGCGCTGCACATCGCCGCGTGCGAGGGATACGCCGAGGTCgtcgagctcctcctccagcgcggcGCGGAGGCCGCCGTCGAGGACCAATGGGGCAGCACG CCTTTGGCGGATGCAATGCATTATCAGAATCATGATGTGATCAAGATCTTGGAGAAGCATGGCTCCAAGCATAAG ATCGCTCCTATGCATGTGAACAATTGTCGTCAAGTTCCTGAATATGAGATTGACCCGGCTGAGCTTGATTTCAGTAATGCCAATGATATATCCAAG GGTACTTTTCGAAAAGCAACATGGAGGGGCATTCCGGTTGCTGTTAAGAAGCTGGACGACGATCTTATTGTGGATGAGAACAAAGT GAGGGCATTCAGAGACGAGCTTGATGTGCTGCAACTTATACGCCATCCAAATGTTGTGCAATTTTTGGGTGCTGTGACACAAAGCAACCCAATGATGATTGTCATGGAATTTATGCACAAG GGTGACTTGCGCACTCACTTGGATAAGAGAGGAGCTCTGCCGCCATCATATGCAGTGAAGCTAGCTCTTGATATTGCAAG AGGAATGAATTACTTACATGAGCATAAGCCTCAAGCTATCATTCATCGTGACCTTGAGCCTTC GAACATATTGAGGGATGACACTGGACATCTGAAGGTGGCAGATTTTGATTTGTGTAAGATGCTAAAATGGAGAAGAAAAGTTAGAGAAGAGAAAGCGGTAACTTCACCTGGCAATGCTT GTAGGTATGTTGCTCCAGAAGTCCTGCGAAATGAAGAGTACGATACCAAAGTGGATGTCTTCTCATTTGCTTTGATACTTCAGGAA ATGATTGAAGGATGTCTTCCTTATCATGATAGGAAAAACGATGAAATTGAGAAGGCACACAATTCTAAAGAAAGGCCGCCTTTTAGAGCTCCTCCAAAGCATTATGCTCACGGGTTAAGAGA GTTGATTGAGCAGTGCTGGAGTGAAAATCCTGCAGAGAGGCCTGATTTTAGAGTAATCATCAACCGGTTGTCTGCTATCCACAGTGAGATTGCTCAAAGAAACCGTTGGAAG GTAAGACCTCTCAGATGTTTCCTGAGCTTCGAAGGAATGTGGAAGAAAGACCGCAACGAGGGCAGCACCACCCGTTCATCACGTCCGTCACGATCCAATTTTTAA